Part of the Pseudomonadota bacterium genome is shown below.
GACAAACACCAGGATTTCGTGAGCTTCCCGGGCCAGGGTGTACAGGTACTGGTCAGGACCTGTCAGCCGCGGAACCGTGAACAGGCCGTAGAAAACAGTCGGAATATTCAGGGGCGATGCCGACACCATGACCCAGCCCGAGAGGGGCAGGGCAAACAGCAGGATATAGAGCAGGGCATGCACGGCATGGGCTGCGGCCTTTTCCCGCCACCGCATGGCGACAGGCAGGGCCGGGGCCCTGTTTCCGGCGCGCCACAGAAGGCGAAGGGTGACCACAGCCAGAACCAGCAGGCCGGTAGATTTGTGCAGCTGGTACAGCCGGAATTTCAGGGACAGATCCTCCGGACCCAGGCCGGCCATGACAAAACCCACAGGGACCAGCGCGCAAACCAGCAGGAAAATGGTCCAGTGCAGGGCTTTGGCAACGACACCCCACTGGTTCTGCGTATTGCGCCAGGGCATGCTATTGCCCCTTGGCGCGGACAGCATTGATGGTGAAGTTGACCTCGACGGTCAGACTGACAGGATTGCCTGTCGCCCACTGGCCCTGTCCGATCCCGAAATCAGCCCTGTTCAGGGACAGTTTTCCGATGGCTATGGCCTTGTCCCCGTCCACTGTGATGGTGGCGGGGATTTTGACCGGCAGGGAAATGTTCCGGATGGTCAGCTTGCCCTCCACCATGTATCCGTTATCACCTGTGGGGCTGAAGGACGTGCTCTGGAACGTGGCTTCAGGAAACTGGGTCACATCAAACCATTCTTTGGTCGCAGCAACGCTATCCCGGTCAGGCGTGCCTGTGTAGAAGGATTTTGTGTCGATGGTGACCCTGGCACTGGCTTTTCCGGGCTGATCCGGATCAAAAGTGATCCGGGCATCGAAATTCCGGAAACCGCCGGTGAAAGGGGCGCCGTCCTGGGTTGCGGTAAAACCCAGGCGACTCTGGCTCTTGTCCAGAATCCATTCCGTAGCATGAACGGGGAAAGCCAGGCAGGCCAAAAAAAGGACAACAGCAGAAAATTTCATCATGATGGCGGCCTCATTTGCCGGGAGCCGGAGAGGCTTCCGCGTTGACGGTAACAAGAACATCATCCCCGACAGCAGGCAGGCCATAGCTCATTCCAAAATCGCTGCGCCGGACAGTGATGGTGGCTGAAAAGCCTGAAATCACTTTTTCAGGGCTGAAAGGATGTGGCGCTGTCCTGTTGTGATGGATCTGCAGCACAACCGGTTTTGTCACACCCAGCATGGTCAGGTTTCCCTCTACTTTGGCATCATCGGGTCCTGTCTGCTCGACCCTGGTGCTGACAAAGGAAATGGTCGGGTACTGTTCCACGTTCAGGAAGTCCTTTGTCCGCAGGTGTTTGTCCAGTCCGGCATGACCTGTATTCACGCTGTCCGTTTTCAGGTTGAAGGACACGCTGCTGTTTTCCGGTTTGTCCTGGTCCAGAATCAACCTGCCGTCAAAGGCGCGGAACTGGCCTGTGACATAGGAAAAGCCAAGGTGATTGGCCATGAACACCACCTGGGTGTGATCCGGATCCATGACGTATTCCTGGGCAGCCGCCAGGACGGGACCAGAAGAAACAGAAAGGGAAGCAGCAAGGATCAGGGCGGCCAGACGTTTCATGTTTTTATGCTCCGGAAAAGGTTTCACATCCCAGACTGGTGGCTGATTGTGTCTGAAACTTGACGCGGCCCTGGAACCAAAGTAGAACAGGCGAAGTGTTTCTGATTTGTTCCGGGGGGTGCAATTGCGATGCTGACCAGAAAACAGCTTGAACTGCTTCACTTTCTTCACCGTCGCCTGCGGGAGACGGCTGTGTGTCCTTCCTTTGAGGAGATGAAGGAGGCCCTGAACCTGAAGTCCAAATCCGGAATCCATCGCCTGATCGGTGCTCTGGAGGAACGGGGATTTGTCCGCCGCCTGCCTCACAGGGCAAGGGCGCTGGAGATCCTGCGGGTCCCGGAGGCAAAACCCGGAAAACAGGAACTGGCTCCCGATCTGCGGCCGGCGTCAAAGGGCAGAGGAGAAAAGGCTTCTGTTGCAGCTGTTGTGGCTGCGGCGGCCCAGGCTGCGGTGTCCCTTCCCCTCTACGGGCGTATTGCGGCCGGTCTGGCCATCGAGGCAGTCAGCGATCCGGGACAGACCATTGACGTTCCTTCCTCCATGGTGGGCCGTGGCCGGTACTATGCACTGGAGGTTTCCGGGGATTCCATGATCGAGGCGGGCATTATGGACGGGGATATCGCCATCATCCGGCATACGGATACAGCCCGGGAAGGGGATATCGTGGTGGCCCTGGTCAACGATGGTGAGGTGACGCTGAAGCGCCTGGGGCCGCCGGGCCGGAACGTCGTCCTCCAGCCGGCCAACAGGAACTACAAGGTTCAGGTATATCCCGCCGGGCATGTCCGGATTCAGGGCCTGCTGTCGGCGCTGTTCCGGCGGTACTGACGGGGCGGTTTTTCCGGCGGGGTCCAGGGTCTGTGGATGTCCGGATGCCGCGTGACTTCTGTGGTGGCATCATCCGGATCCAGGGTCAGACTGTGAGCCCCGCTTTTCTGCAGGCTTCGGCGGTCAATGACCAGAGGAGCAGGGCAACCCTTCAGGGGTTTGAGGGGGCTGATGACTATATCCGCCCTGAAACAGTCTTCGGCGGCGCCGGTATCCCGGATGATGGCAACGGTATAGCCATTCCTGTGATACAGGCAGCCCAGGGCATCACAGGCGATGCTTCCGTCCCTGCTCTGTCCTGAAGCAGGCCAGGTTTCACGGGTGGCCGGGCGTCCGTCCCGCTGGTTCCATATTCCCGCCTCAAACTTTCCGGACAGGGAGGAGGACAGGACAAGATTGCCCCGGCTGTCCCGCAGGCCCACCAGCTTTCCATCTCCTGAAACCAGAATGTCCGGCCGGTGTATGAAAAGAAGGCTGAAGAATCCTGCTATGAAGGGAAGGGCGCCCAGCCGGCGCCATGGTCTTTTCCACAGGCAGATCCACAGGCCGCCAATTACGAGAAGGGCAAGACCTGCACCGGGCATGACCGGTGCGCTGAGCCGGGCCCAGGGCATTGCAGCTGTCCAGTGGGCAATCGCCACCACAATATCCGTTCCCCACCCAGCCACTTTCAGGGGCCAGAGGTCCAGCCCCAGTGGCATCAGGGCATAGGCCACCAGGATGGCCGGCATAATCACGAATCCTGTGACAGGAACTGCGGCCATGTTGGACAGCAGGCCATACAGGGTTATCTGCTGGAAATGGTACAGGGCAAAGGGTGCCGTCGCCAGGCTGGCCACCACGGATGTGAGCAGGACTCCGCCGCAGTACAGGGCTGCGCGACCCATAATGCCGCTGTCCCGGCGCCATGCAATGATCCGGCCCTGCAGCGCCTCGTATGTAGCGATCAGCGCGGCCACAGCGGCAAAGGACATCTGGAAACTGATGCTGAGAAGGCTTTCCGGCAGGACCAGCAGGATGCCAGTGGCGGCGATGGCCAGGACCCGCATGCTCAGGGCACTGCGGTCCACGATAATAGCGAACAGGACCAGGCTGGACATGAGGGCCGAGCGCTGGGCTGGAACCGGATATTCCACCAGGATGGTATAGGCCAGCGCGGCCAGAATGCCCGCTGCCGCCGCCCATTTCTTGATGGGCATGCGCAGGGCAATGGCCGGAAACAGGGCCAGCAGGGCCCGGACCAGAAAAAACAGGCTTCCGGCCACCATGCCAATGTGCATGCCGGAAATGGACAGCAGGTGGGACAGGCCTGATATGCGCATGGCCTGCAGGGTATCGGCCGGGATGGCTGTCTGCTCCCCCGTCATCAGGGCGTGGACAATGCCCCGGGAGGGCTGTTCCATCGCTTCCTGGATACGCACAGCCATGTGACGCCTGGCTGATTCCAGTGCGGCCGGAACAGTGTTAAGCCATGAAATTTCCGGCTCATGCAGGATCCTTACTCCAGAAACCGCATACCCAACTCCTCCCAGGCCCAGAAAAAAGGCATGGCGGCGAAAATCAAAAGCGCCGGGTTCTGCCGGGTCAGAAGGTGGGGAGAGTACGGCCATGATCTCCACCAGACTACCCAGCGGCGGCACTGTGTCCTTTCCAGACATGCGGATCCGCACCTCACGTGGTGTGCGCTCCGGTGGCAGGCGGGCCATACGCACATCCTCCAGCGTCAGGCGCCATCCTGAATCCAGCTTTTCCACACCGGACAGGATGCCCTTGACGGGGGAGGGGGCTGTCTCCCGCTCCAGAATCGGGGTGTATACAATTCCGGTGCGGATCTGCGCGGCTGTAAATCCGGCACACGTGGCAAGGGTAGCGGCACAGGCCAGGATCAGCCCCATATGCCTGCGCGACAGCCACAACAGACCGCAGAAAAGGCCACAGGCAGAAGGTCCGGCCAAGGCGGATGGCTCACGCGGAAGGACAAAATAGACCCAGATGCCAAGGCCCAGAAAGACCGGCAGCCACAGAAGCCACCGGTC
Proteins encoded:
- a CDS encoding cytochrome b, which codes for MPWRNTQNQWGVVAKALHWTIFLLVCALVPVGFVMAGLGPEDLSLKFRLYQLHKSTGLLVLAVVTLRLLWRAGNRAPALPVAMRWREKAAAHAVHALLYILLFALPLSGWVMVSASPLNIPTVFYGLFTVPRLTGPDQYLYTLAREAHEILVFVLLALLVAHVGGALWHHFIRRDNILKRMLPWGGLSDQDPPRKPVATT
- a CDS encoding YceI family protein gives rise to the protein MMKFSAVVLFLACLAFPVHATEWILDKSQSRLGFTATQDGAPFTGGFRNFDARITFDPDQPGKASARVTIDTKSFYTGTPDRDSVAATKEWFDVTQFPEATFQSTSFSPTGDNGYMVEGKLTIRNISLPVKIPATITVDGDKAIAIGKLSLNRADFGIGQGQWATGNPVSLTVEVNFTINAVRAKGQ
- a CDS encoding YceI family protein; the protein is MKRLAALILAASLSVSSGPVLAAAQEYVMDPDHTQVVFMANHLGFSYVTGQFRAFDGRLILDQDKPENSSVSFNLKTDSVNTGHAGLDKHLRTKDFLNVEQYPTISFVSTRVEQTGPDDAKVEGNLTMLGVTKPVVLQIHHNRTAPHPFSPEKVISGFSATITVRRSDFGMSYGLPAVGDDVLVTVNAEASPAPGK
- the lexA gene encoding transcriptional repressor LexA → MLTRKQLELLHFLHRRLRETAVCPSFEEMKEALNLKSKSGIHRLIGALEERGFVRRLPHRARALEILRVPEAKPGKQELAPDLRPASKGRGEKASVAAVVAAAAQAAVSLPLYGRIAAGLAIEAVSDPGQTIDVPSSMVGRGRYYALEVSGDSMIEAGIMDGDIAIIRHTDTAREGDIVVALVNDGEVTLKRLGPPGRNVVLQPANRNYKVQVYPAGHVRIQGLLSALFRRY
- a CDS encoding ComEC family competence protein; this translates as MSLSALLAAERDRWLLWLPVFLGLGIWVYFVLPREPSALAGPSACGLFCGLLWLSRRHMGLILACAATLATCAGFTAAQIRTGIVYTPILERETAPSPVKGILSGVEKLDSGWRLTLEDVRMARLPPERTPREVRIRMSGKDTVPPLGSLVEIMAVLSPPSDPAEPGAFDFRRHAFFLGLGGVGYAVSGVRILHEPEISWLNTVPAALESARRHMAVRIQEAMEQPSRGIVHALMTGEQTAIPADTLQAMRISGLSHLLSISGMHIGMVAGSLFFLVRALLALFPAIALRMPIKKWAAAAGILAALAYTILVEYPVPAQRSALMSSLVLFAIIVDRSALSMRVLAIAATGILLVLPESLLSISFQMSFAAVAALIATYEALQGRIIAWRRDSGIMGRAALYCGGVLLTSVVASLATAPFALYHFQQITLYGLLSNMAAVPVTGFVIMPAILVAYALMPLGLDLWPLKVAGWGTDIVVAIAHWTAAMPWARLSAPVMPGAGLALLVIGGLWICLWKRPWRRLGALPFIAGFFSLLFIHRPDILVSGDGKLVGLRDSRGNLVLSSSLSGKFEAGIWNQRDGRPATRETWPASGQSRDGSIACDALGCLYHRNGYTVAIIRDTGAAEDCFRADIVISPLKPLKGCPAPLVIDRRSLQKSGAHSLTLDPDDATTEVTRHPDIHRPWTPPEKPPRQYRRNSADSRP